The following are encoded in a window of Castanea sativa cultivar Marrone di Chiusa Pesio chromosome 5, ASM4071231v1 genomic DNA:
- the LOC142635010 gene encoding uncharacterized protein LOC142635010, with amino-acid sequence MCKDLINQSQHLQRVVDHFTTEQIANNRLQLKTSIFIVRYLAFQAVAFRGRDESFSSLNHGNFLESLGIVTFWNEKVVEIIEKALKNATYTSPRIQKEILHVFSTKVKKAIREEIGDEKFCIIVDEACDESMKEQMVVVFRYVDAEGFVKESFFGLIHVVDTAALTLKKGIYSLLSQHCLDVQNIRGQGYDGASNM; translated from the coding sequence ATGTGCAAGGATTTGATAAACCAATCGCAGCATTTACAAAGGGTAGTTGATCATTTCACTACTGAACAAATTGCAAATAATCGCTTGCAACTGAAGACCTCAATTTTTATTGTCCGATATCTTGCCTTTCAAGCTGTAGCTTTTAGAGGTCGAGATGAAAGTTTTAGTTCATTAAATCATGGAAACTTTCTTGAATCATTGGGTATTGTGACTTTTTGGAATGAGAAGGTTgttgaaataatagaaaaagctCTCAAAAATGCAACCTACACATCACCTAGGATTCAAAAGGAAATTCTACATGTTTTCTCAACGAAAGTGAAGAAGGCCATTCGGGAAGAAATTGGTGATGAAAAGTTTTGCATAATAGTTGATGAAGCTTGTGATGAGTCCATGAAAGAGCAAATGGTTGTGGTTTTTAGATATGTTGATGCAGAAGGCTTTgtgaaagaaagtttttttggGCTTATTCATGTTGTTGACACTGCAGCTTTGACTCTAAAGAAGGGGATATATTCTTTGTTATCTCAACATTGCTTAGATGTACAAAATATTCGAGGGCAAGGATATGATGGAGCAAGCAACATGTGA